A single genomic interval of Gossypium raimondii isolate GPD5lz chromosome 11, ASM2569854v1, whole genome shotgun sequence harbors:
- the LOC105804206 gene encoding MADS-box protein SOC1 isoform X3 translates to MVRGKAQMRHIENDTSRQVTFSKRRNGLLKKAFELSVLCDAEVALIIFSPRGKLFEFASSSMQQTIERYRRHTKDNETNKPIEQNLQHLKAESANMLKTVEDLEVSRRPCFYIWSLLYY, encoded by the exons ATGGTGAGGGGAAAAGCACAAATGAGGCACATAGAGAACGATACGAGCAGGCAAGTTACATTCTCAAAGCGACGAAATGGGCTACTAAAGAAAGCTTTTGAACTATCAGTTCTTTGTGATGCTGAAGTTGCTTTAATCATCTTCTCTCCTAGAGGCAAGCTCTTTGAATTTGCAAGCTCTag CATGCAGCAAACTATAGAACGTTATAGGCGGCATACAAAGGATAACGAAACCAATAAGCCAATTGAACAAAACCTGCAG CATCTAAAGGCTGAATCAGCAAACATGTTGAAGACAGTAGAGGATCTTGAAGTTTCAAGAAG GCCTTGTTTCTACATTTGGAGCCTCCTATATTACTAG
- the LOC105804206 gene encoding MADS-box protein SOC1 isoform X2, whose protein sequence is MVRGKAQMRHIENDTSRQVTFSKRRNGLLKKAFELSVLCDAEVALIIFSPRGKLFEFASSSMQQTIERYRRHTKDNETNKPIEQNLQHLKAESANMLKTVEDLEVSRSNKLQLQAFWHM, encoded by the exons ATGGTGAGGGGAAAAGCACAAATGAGGCACATAGAGAACGATACGAGCAGGCAAGTTACATTCTCAAAGCGACGAAATGGGCTACTAAAGAAAGCTTTTGAACTATCAGTTCTTTGTGATGCTGAAGTTGCTTTAATCATCTTCTCTCCTAGAGGCAAGCTCTTTGAATTTGCAAGCTCTag CATGCAGCAAACTATAGAACGTTATAGGCGGCATACAAAGGATAACGAAACCAATAAGCCAATTGAACAAAACCTGCAG CATCTAAAGGCTGAATCAGCAAACATGTTGAAGACAGTAGAGGATCTTGAAGTTTCAAGAAG CAATAAGCTCCAGTTGCAGGCTTTTTGGCATATGTAG
- the LOC105804206 gene encoding MADS-box protein SOC1 isoform X1 encodes MVRGKAQMRHIENDTSRQVTFSKRRNGLLKKAFELSVLCDAEVALIIFSPRGKLFEFASSSMQQTIERYRRHTKDNETNKPIEQNLQHLKAESANMLKTVEDLEVSRRYWSFYKIQPPTKIYIGVKI; translated from the exons ATGGTGAGGGGAAAAGCACAAATGAGGCACATAGAGAACGATACGAGCAGGCAAGTTACATTCTCAAAGCGACGAAATGGGCTACTAAAGAAAGCTTTTGAACTATCAGTTCTTTGTGATGCTGAAGTTGCTTTAATCATCTTCTCTCCTAGAGGCAAGCTCTTTGAATTTGCAAGCTCTag CATGCAGCAAACTATAGAACGTTATAGGCGGCATACAAAGGATAACGAAACCAATAAGCCAATTGAACAAAACCTGCAG CATCTAAAGGCTGAATCAGCAAACATGTTGAAGACAGTAGAGGATCTTGAAGTTTCAAGAAGGTATTGGTCTTTTTATAAGATTCAACCCCccaccaaaatatatattgggGTTAAAATATAA
- the LOC105804205 gene encoding vacuolar protein sorting-associated protein 29, with amino-acid sequence MVLVLALGDLHIPHRAADLPPKFKSMLVPGKIQHVICTGNLCIKEVQDYLKTLCPDLHITRGEYDEDTRYPETKTLTIGQFKLGLCHGHQTEILLSFSEAAKGCTKDLQFDAFVTCDSCG; translated from the exons ATGGTGCTGGTTTTGGCTTTGGGGGATTTGCATATACCCCATCGGGCGGCTGATCTCCCTCCCAAATTCAAGTCCATGCTGGTTCCTGGAAAGATCCAACACGTCATTTGCACTGGTAATCTTTGCATCAAG GAAGTTCAAGATTACTTGAAGACACTTTGTCCTGACTTGCATATTACCAGAGGTGAATATGATGAAGATACAAGATATCCCGAGACCAAAACATTAACTATCGGACAATTCAAGTTGGGATTGTGCCATGGCCATCAg ACAGAGATCTTGCTCTCTTTTTCTGAAGCTGCTAAAGGATGCACAAAGGATCTACAGTTTGATGCATTTGTAACTTGTGATTCTTGCG GCTAG